The following coding sequences lie in one Peribacillus frigoritolerans genomic window:
- a CDS encoding ABC transporter ATP-binding protein, with translation MSILRMENLETNYEKFTVFKDLNLEIKEGLVTTIIGPNGCGKSTLLKTIGRILKQKSGSVFLQGQDLHKIHTKQIAKHLALLPQNPVAPAQLKVEELISYGRYPHRNNVNKLTKEDKETIEWAMDITKTLSFRNREITNLSGGQRQKVWLAMALAQKTEILLLDEPTTYLDMAHQLEVLQIVDKLNKEQKITTVMVLHDINHASRFSHEIITMKEGEIVKIGTPSEIITPPVLEEVFRIHARVMIDPANGAPVCFGYDNLSQQEVYKEAVLSK, from the coding sequence GTGAGTATTCTCCGTATGGAAAATCTAGAAACGAATTACGAGAAATTCACGGTGTTCAAAGACTTGAACTTGGAAATAAAAGAAGGCCTGGTCACTACCATCATTGGTCCTAATGGCTGTGGTAAATCCACATTACTGAAAACGATAGGCCGCATTCTAAAACAAAAGAGCGGAAGCGTTTTTTTACAAGGTCAGGATTTACATAAGATCCATACGAAGCAAATTGCCAAGCACTTGGCACTACTTCCCCAAAACCCGGTTGCACCAGCCCAATTGAAGGTAGAGGAGCTTATTTCATATGGAAGGTATCCGCACCGCAATAATGTAAATAAATTAACGAAAGAAGATAAAGAAACGATTGAATGGGCCATGGATATCACCAAAACCCTTTCATTTAGAAACCGGGAGATCACAAATCTTTCCGGTGGTCAAAGACAAAAAGTTTGGCTAGCAATGGCTTTAGCACAGAAAACGGAGATTTTATTATTGGATGAGCCGACCACCTACCTTGATATGGCTCATCAACTAGAGGTTTTGCAAATAGTTGATAAACTTAATAAAGAACAAAAAATAACGACTGTCATGGTGCTGCATGATATTAACCATGCGTCCCGGTTTTCACATGAAATCATAACGATGAAGGAAGGAGAAATCGTTAAAATCGGTACCCCCAGCGAAATCATTACACCTCCCGTTTTAGAAGAAGTCTTTCGTATTCATGCAAGGGTTATGATAGATCCTGCCAATGGGGCACCCGTTTGTTTTGGTTATGACAATTTATCACAGCAAGAAGTATATAAAGAAGCCGTTTTATCCAAATAA
- a CDS encoding FecCD family ABC transporter permease codes for MDKNTRWRFTITMTIILCLIVITSYFSLISGTFDMTVKAVLQTLFRVNPVSDFDLVIFDFRLPRIVIAGLVGVSLGIAGTVIQGVTKNGLADSGILGINAGAGTAIVIFMFFYQGQNSGSDWFSIMSFPLFGLVGGLLAALLIFLFSWKKGTLDMGRLLLTGIAIGSAFGALSLYLSLKMKSTDFEMATVWLSGTIYDANWKYIASMLPWMMVLIPIIKKKAYLLDLYQLEESSVKSLGVSVEKETIILLLCSIGLVGASVSVSGNIGFVGLMAPHIAKHLVGIHHNQVIPVSGAIGALLVIASDFIAKTVFAPAELPVGIVISIIGVPYFLYLLIKAKA; via the coding sequence ATGGATAAGAATACTCGGTGGCGCTTCACCATCACGATGACCATCATTTTATGTTTAATCGTTATTACAAGTTATTTTAGTTTGATATCCGGTACATTCGACATGACCGTCAAAGCTGTCCTTCAGACCTTATTCAGGGTGAATCCAGTTTCCGATTTTGATTTGGTCATCTTCGATTTCAGGCTCCCCCGCATTGTGATCGCCGGTTTGGTGGGAGTGAGCTTAGGAATTGCTGGGACTGTCATTCAAGGGGTTACGAAAAATGGCTTGGCCGATTCCGGTATTCTCGGTATTAATGCCGGTGCTGGGACAGCCATTGTCATTTTCATGTTTTTCTATCAAGGTCAAAACAGCGGCTCGGACTGGTTCTCCATTATGAGTTTTCCGCTATTCGGTTTGGTGGGCGGGCTTTTGGCAGCCCTATTGATTTTCCTTTTCTCTTGGAAGAAAGGCACCCTGGACATGGGCCGCCTTTTACTGACCGGAATCGCCATAGGCTCGGCATTTGGTGCCCTTTCCTTATATTTATCATTAAAAATGAAATCAACCGATTTTGAAATGGCAACGGTTTGGCTCTCAGGAACGATATATGATGCGAACTGGAAATACATCGCATCCATGTTACCATGGATGATGGTCCTGATTCCGATTATTAAGAAAAAGGCGTATTTACTAGATTTGTATCAGTTGGAAGAATCGAGTGTTAAAAGTTTGGGGGTTTCTGTAGAAAAGGAAACGATCATCCTTTTACTCTGCAGCATCGGATTGGTGGGCGCCTCCGTTTCCGTATCGGGAAATATCGGATTCGTAGGTTTAATGGCTCCCCACATAGCGAAGCACCTTGTAGGTATCCATCACAATCAGGTCATCCCAGTATCGGGAGCAATTGGTGCACTGCTGGTGATTGCATCCGATTTTATCGCAAAAACAGTTTTTGCACCCGCTGAATTGCCAGTCGGGATCGTCATCTCAATTATTGGTGTCCCATATTTTCTTTATTTACTAATTAAAGCTAAAGCGTAG
- a CDS encoding FecCD family ABC transporter permease, with amino-acid sequence MAKTNSLPIIILCMAPLLICFSIVLSILYGAKNIDSITVWNAIFHYDSSNVDHTIIMASRLPRVLGALLVGAFLAISGALMQGMTRNYLASPSIMGVTDGSAFVITLCMVFTPGMSSFQMILFSMLGSALGAGIVFGFGSLLPNGLSPVRLAIIGTVIGTFLSSISAAIASYFQISQNVSFWYNSRLHQIDPNVLKLAIPCGMVGIILALFISKSITILSLGEEISINLGQRTKIVKAVALLSVICLTGIAVALVGKIGFVGLIIPHITRFLIGIDYKWIVPCAGVIGAVFLALCDVLSRFVNYPFETPIGVVTSLIGIPFFLYLIRTRGGEKNG; translated from the coding sequence ATGGCAAAAACAAATTCATTACCAATAATAATTCTTTGTATGGCACCTTTATTGATTTGCTTCTCCATCGTATTATCGATTTTATATGGTGCCAAAAATATAGATTCCATAACGGTATGGAATGCCATTTTCCACTATGACTCTAGTAACGTTGACCATACGATCATTATGGCTTCTCGCTTGCCTAGAGTTTTGGGTGCCCTTCTCGTCGGGGCATTTTTAGCCATATCAGGAGCACTCATGCAGGGGATGACAAGAAATTATCTTGCATCCCCTTCAATCATGGGAGTGACGGATGGCTCTGCGTTCGTGATTACACTTTGTATGGTATTTACTCCAGGTATGTCTTCATTCCAAATGATCCTCTTTTCAATGTTAGGTTCTGCATTGGGAGCCGGAATTGTCTTTGGTTTTGGGTCGCTGCTTCCTAATGGATTATCACCAGTTCGATTAGCCATAATCGGAACTGTGATCGGGACATTTTTAAGCAGTATTTCTGCTGCCATAGCATCCTATTTCCAAATTTCCCAGAATGTAAGTTTTTGGTACAACTCGAGGTTGCACCAGATCGACCCCAATGTACTAAAATTGGCGATACCGTGTGGAATGGTGGGAATCATCCTCGCCCTATTCATCTCAAAATCCATTACGATATTATCTTTAGGCGAAGAAATTTCCATCAATTTAGGTCAGCGCACAAAAATAGTAAAAGCTGTGGCCCTCCTTTCCGTCATTTGCTTAACGGGAATCGCAGTGGCGCTTGTAGGGAAAATCGGTTTTGTTGGACTTATCATCCCCCACATCACCCGGTTTTTAATTGGGATCGATTATAAATGGATCGTTCCATGTGCAGGGGTAATCGGTGCGGTTTTTCTAGCTTTGTGCGATGTCTTGAGCCGGTTTGTTAATTATCCATTCGAAACCCCCATAGGAGTCGTTACTTCCCTGATCGGCATTCCTTTCTTCCTGTACTTAATAAGAACGAGAGGAGGAGAAAAGAATGGATAA